The Miscanthus floridulus cultivar M001 chromosome 7, ASM1932011v1, whole genome shotgun sequence genome includes a region encoding these proteins:
- the LOC136464473 gene encoding FCS-Like Zinc finger 3-like gives MEPAERMESGTALGKRPRTRVLPRTASLVTLPSAAKQGRRERAGAGVPSSSSLPSGGAGMGVVVPDYYYGVSFAETAAFLKACGLCNRRLGPGHDTFIYRGEVAFCSQECREKQIEYDERTEQTCSLTSIKEAPSVSGASGSDQSGNGGETVAAA, from the exons ATGGAACCGGCTGAGCGAATGGAGTCCGGCACGGCGCTGGGGAAGCGGCCGAGGACTAGGGTGCTGCCGCGGACGGCCAGCTTGGTGACGTTGCCGTCGGCGGCGAAGCAGGGGCGCCGGGAGCGGGCGGGCGCCGGCGTGCCGTCGTCGTCCTCACTGCCCAGCGGCGGCGCCGGGATGGGAGTCGTTGTGCCGGATTACTACTACGGCGTCTCATTCGCCGAGACGGCGGCCTTCTTGAAGGCGTGCGGCCTCTGCAACCGCCGCCTCGGACCCGGCCACGACACCTTCATCTACAG GGGCGAGGTGGCATTCTGCAGCCAGGAGTGCCGGGAGAAGCAGATCGAGTACGACGAGCGCACGGAGCAGACCTGCTCCCTCACCTCCATCAAGGAGGCCCCGTCCGTGTCCGGCGCGAGCGGCTCCGACCAGTCTGGCAACGGCGGGGAGACCGTGGCCGCCGCCTAG
- the LOC136467734 gene encoding photosynthetic NDH subunit of lumenal location 4, chloroplastic-like isoform X2 codes for MAPPISSLSSLVASSQIPTPLLPKPSSRALAVAPCSSASTSSTPPLHAAAPDQVSASAGRRGLLALGAGFLASAALLIPAGDAGATRVEYYATVGDKLCDLSLVKSGLAYCDVEVGTGVQPPRGELINVHYTARFPDGTLFDSSYKRGRPLTMRIGAGKILRGLEQGISGGGGVPPMLVGGKRKLMLPASLAYGPEPAGCFSELQSSDPLVF; via the exons ATGGCACCACCCATCTCCTCCCTGTCGTCTCTCGTGGCGTCCAGCCAAATCCCGACGCCGCTGCTCCCGAAGCCCAGCAGCAGAGCGCTCGCCGTCGCGCCCTGTAGCTCCGCGTCCACTTCGTCGACTCCTCCTCTCCACGCCGCCGCGCCTGATCAGGTGTCGGCGTCGGCGGGCAGGAGGGGGCTGCTGGCGCTGGGCGCGGGGTTCCTGGCCTCGGCCGCGCTGCTGATCCCGGCGGGGGACGCCGGCGCCACGCGCGTCGAGTACTACGCGACGGTCGGGGACAAGCTGTGTGACCTGAGCCTCGTCAAGTCCGGCCTCGCGTACTGCGACGTCGAGGTTGGCACCGGTGTCCAGCCCCCGCGCGGCGAGCTCATCAAT GTGCACTACACTGCAAGATTTCCTGACGGCACACTGTTCGACAGCAGCTACAAGCGCGGCAGGCCACTGACAATGCGCATAGGCGCAGGCAAG ATCCTCCGAGGGCTTGAACAGGGGATtagtggcggtggtggtgtgCCACCCATGCTTGTTG GTGGAAAGCGCAAGCTGATGTTACCTGCGTCACTGGCGTACGGGCCTGAACCAGCAGGCTGCTTCTCAG AACTTCAGAGTTCAGACCCTCTAGTCTTTTGA
- the LOC136467734 gene encoding photosynthetic NDH subunit of lumenal location 4, chloroplastic-like isoform X1 produces MAPPISSLSSLVASSQIPTPLLPKPSSRALAVAPCSSASTSSTPPLHAAAPDQVSASAGRRGLLALGAGFLASAALLIPAGDAGATRVEYYATVGDKLCDLSLVKSGLAYCDVEVGTGVQPPRGELINVHYTARFPDGTLFDSSYKRGRPLTMRIGAGKILRGLEQGISGGGGVPPMLVGGKRKLMLPASLAYGPEPAGCFSGDCNIPGNATLLYDLYLVGIYK; encoded by the exons ATGGCACCACCCATCTCCTCCCTGTCGTCTCTCGTGGCGTCCAGCCAAATCCCGACGCCGCTGCTCCCGAAGCCCAGCAGCAGAGCGCTCGCCGTCGCGCCCTGTAGCTCCGCGTCCACTTCGTCGACTCCTCCTCTCCACGCCGCCGCGCCTGATCAGGTGTCGGCGTCGGCGGGCAGGAGGGGGCTGCTGGCGCTGGGCGCGGGGTTCCTGGCCTCGGCCGCGCTGCTGATCCCGGCGGGGGACGCCGGCGCCACGCGCGTCGAGTACTACGCGACGGTCGGGGACAAGCTGTGTGACCTGAGCCTCGTCAAGTCCGGCCTCGCGTACTGCGACGTCGAGGTTGGCACCGGTGTCCAGCCCCCGCGCGGCGAGCTCATCAAT GTGCACTACACTGCAAGATTTCCTGACGGCACACTGTTCGACAGCAGCTACAAGCGCGGCAGGCCACTGACAATGCGCATAGGCGCAGGCAAG ATCCTCCGAGGGCTTGAACAGGGGATtagtggcggtggtggtgtgCCACCCATGCTTGTTG GTGGAAAGCGCAAGCTGATGTTACCTGCGTCACTGGCGTACGGGCCTGAACCAGCAGGCTGCTTCTCAG GAGACTGCAACATCCCCGGAAACGCCACACTTCTATATGACCTTTACCTCGTTGGGATTTACAAGTGA
- the LOC136467733 gene encoding 2,3-bisphosphoglycerate-dependent phosphoglycerate mutase 1-like, with protein sequence MATSTTQHVLSSIKLLPTGCFHPDKRNSCVLSVSVGRRCPSARNLGLVCASNTQSSVIEPVQLPGSPKSGITPKKSGESALILIRHGESLWNEKNLFTGCVDVPLTPKGVDEAIEAGKRICNIPVDVIYTSSLIRAQMTAMLAMMQHRRKKVPIIVHNESEQAHKWSQIYSEETKKQSIPVITAWQLNERMYGELQGLNKQETADRFGKEQVHEWRRSYDIPPPNGESLEMCAERAVAYFKDQIIPKLVAGKHVMIAAHGNSLRSIIMHLDKLTSQEVISLELSTGIPMLYIFKEGKFIRRGSPAGPAEAGVYAYTKNLAQYRQKLDGMVQ encoded by the exons ATGGCCACTTCCACAACTCAGCATGTGCTTTCATCCATCAAATTGCTGCCCACAGGCTGCTTCCATCCTGATAAGAGAAATAGCTGTGTGCTTTCTGTTTCAGTAGGGCGTCGCTGCCCCAGTGCCCGTAATTTGGGTTTAGTTTGTGCTTCAAACACCCAATCTTCAGTGATTGAGCCGGTTCAGCTACCGGGGAGCCCTAAAAGTGGCATAACTCCAAAGAAATCAG GTGAAAGTGCACTCATTCTGATACGGCATGGAGAATCGTTGTGGAATGAGAAGAATCTGTTTACTGGATGTGTTGATGTTCCCCTGACCCCTAAGGGTGTTGACGAGGCAATTGAGGCGGGAAAAAGGATATGCAACATCCCAGTTGATGTAATATACACTTCGTCGCTGATTCGGGCTCAGATGACCGCTATGCTTGCCATGATGCAGCATCGTCGTAAgaag GTTCCAATCATTGTGCACAATGAGAGTGAACAAGCTCACAAGTGGAGTCAGATATACAGTGAAGAGACAAAGAAGCAGTCCATTCCTGTCATAACAGCTTGGCAGTTGAATGAACGAAT GTATGGTGAGCTTCAAGGCCTTAACAAGCAAGAAACCGCTGATCGATTTGGTAAAGAACAAGTTCATGAATGGCGTCGCAGTTATGATATTCCTCCCCCAAATGGAGAGAGCCTTGAGATGTGTGCAGAGAGAGCAGTTGCTTATTTCAAAGACCAA ATTATACCTAAACTTGTGGCTGGAAAGCATGTAATGATTGCTGCCCATGGGAATTCACTTCGTTCGATTATAATGCATTTGGACAAGTTGACTTCTCAAGAG GTTATCAGCCTTGAGTTGTCTACTGGCATTCCTATGCTGTATATATTTAAGGAAGGGAAATTTATCAGGCGAGGAAGTCCCGCAGGACCTGCTGAAGCAGGTGTCTATGCTTATACCAAG AATTTGGCTCAGTATAGACAGAAGCTTGATGGCATGGTTCAGTAG
- the LOC136467731 gene encoding type I inositol polyphosphate 5-phosphatase 5-like isoform X1, which produces MSNHNAPCDIPKPASVDEFLVKNGKKKKSFMSSLFRKKGRGADKKLLSRRDIVFDLEGKSGDRMDLLEASPAVRKSFSDRHCTTRIENLTLSCLDSPMRPNVDTREYRVFVGTWNVGGKPPDSSVNLEEFLQIEGLPDIYVLGFQEIVPLNAGNVLVVEDNEPAGKWMELIFQALNRPPAPDWQSSGDELSPPESTSSYYPQSQGRQGVRDPSNAAIPKSSSGGLLSAQKPPPPLKMVNKSYRVDNALVKTCTCMSDPSTMQRRAREMREFLYRVEATAASPNRGADDDALPSIEGGDQRGGMNYCLIARKQMVGIFLSVWVRRELVQYIGHLRVDCVGRGIMGRLGNKGCIAMSMTLHHTSICFVCCHLASGEKEGDEVRRNSDVAEILKNAQFPRICKVPGQRVPEKIIDHDRIIWLGDLNYRVSLSYEETKTLLEENEWDILLEKDQLAMERQAGRVFKGWKEGKIYFAPTYKYKRNSDSYVWETAKSKKKRRTPAWCDRILWHGQGIEQLQYIRGEFRLSDHRPVCSVFVVEADVDSGSKIRKGYSTLDARIHCDSSAIPKRHSFYDDF; this is translated from the exons ATGTCAAATCACAACGCGCCCTGTGACATCCCCAAGCCGGCCTCCGTCGACGAGTTCCTCGTCAagaatggcaagaagaagaag TCCTTCATGTCGAGCCTCTTCCGCAAGAAAGGGAGGGGCGCGGACAAGAAACTGCTCTCGCGGCGGGACATCGTCTTCG ATTTGGAGGGCAAAAGCGGCGACAGGATGGACCTCTTGGAGGCGTCCCCCGCTGTCCGCAAGAGCTTCTCAG ATCGGCACTGCACGACGCGGATCGAGAACCTGACCCTGAGCTGCCTGGATTCTCCCATGAGACCCAATGTCGACACCCGGGAGTACCG GGTGTTTGTAGGCACATGGAATGTGGGAGGGAAGCCTCCTGACAGCAGCGTTAACCTTGAAGAGTTTCTGCAGATTGAAGGATTGCCCGATATATACGTCTTGGG GTTTCAGGAGATCGTGCCTCTGAACGCCGGCAACGTACTGGTCGTGGAGGACAACGAGCCGGCGGGCAAGTGGATGGAGCTCATCTTCCAGGCCCTGAACAGGCCGCCGGCCCCGGACTGGCAGTCCTCCGGCGACGAGCTCTCGCCGCCGGAGTCCACCTCCTCCTACTACCCCCAGTCCCAGGGCCGGCAAGGCGTCCGCGACCCCAGCAACGCCGCCATCCCTAAGTCCTCCAGCGGTGGCCTGCTCTCCGCgcagaagccgccgccgccgctcaagATGGTCAACAAGAGCTACCGCGTCGACAACGCGCTGGTGAAGACGTGCACCTGCATGTCCGACCCGTCCACCATGCAGCGCCGGGCGCGGGAGATGCGCGAGTTCCTCTACCGCGTCGAGGCCACCGCCGCCTCACCGAACCGCGGCGCCGACGACGACGCGCTGCCTTCCATCGAAGGCGGCGACCAGAGGGGCGGCATGAACTACTGCCTCATCGCGAGGAAGCAGATGGTCGGGATCTTCCTGTCGGTGTGGGTGCGGCGGGAGCTCGTGCAGTACATCGGCCACCTCCGGGTCGACTGCGTCGGCCGGGGCATCATGGGCCGCCTCGGGAACAAG GGATGCATCGCCATGAGCATGACGCTGCACCACACGAGCATCTGCTTCGTGTGCTGCCACCTGGCGTCCGGCGAGAAGGAAGGCGACGAGGTGCGGAGGAACTCCGACGTCGCCGAGATCCTCAAGAATGCCCAGTTCCCGCGCATCTGCAAGGTGCCCGGCCAGCGCGTTCCTGAGAAGATCATTGACCACGA CCGGATCATCTGGCTTGGGGATTTGAATTACCGAGTCTCGTTGAGCTACGAGGAAACAAAGACGCTGCTGGAGGAGAATGAATGGGACATCTTATTGGAGAAAGATCAG CTCGCGATGGAGAGACAAGCCGGGAGAGTGTTCAAAGGGTGGAAGGAGGGCAAGATCTACTTCGCCCCTACATACAAGTACAAGCGGAACTCCGACTCATACGTATGGGAGACTGCGAAATCGAAGAAGAAACGACGAACGCCGGCATG GTGTGACCGGATACTGTGGCACGGCCAGGGCATCGAGCAGCTGCAGTACATCAGGGGCGAGTTCAGGCTCTCCGATCACAGGCCTGTCTGCAGCGTGTTCGTGGTCGAAGCCGATGTAGATAGTGGGAGCAAGATCAGAAAGGGCTACTCAACTCTGGACGCTAGGATCCACTGCGATTCCTCCGCGATACCCAAGAGACACAGCTTCTATGATGACTTCTAA
- the LOC136467731 gene encoding type I inositol polyphosphate 5-phosphatase 5-like isoform X2, with translation MSTPGSTGTWNVGGKPPDSSVNLEEFLQIEGLPDIYVLGFQEIVPLNAGNVLVVEDNEPAGKWMELIFQALNRPPAPDWQSSGDELSPPESTSSYYPQSQGRQGVRDPSNAAIPKSSSGGLLSAQKPPPPLKMVNKSYRVDNALVKTCTCMSDPSTMQRRAREMREFLYRVEATAASPNRGADDDALPSIEGGDQRGGMNYCLIARKQMVGIFLSVWVRRELVQYIGHLRVDCVGRGIMGRLGNKGCIAMSMTLHHTSICFVCCHLASGEKEGDEVRRNSDVAEILKNAQFPRICKVPGQRVPEKIIDHDRIIWLGDLNYRVSLSYEETKTLLEENEWDILLEKDQLAMERQAGRVFKGWKEGKIYFAPTYKYKRNSDSYVWETAKSKKKRRTPAWCDRILWHGQGIEQLQYIRGEFRLSDHRPVCSVFVVEADVDSGSKIRKGYSTLDARIHCDSSAIPKRHSFYDDF, from the exons ATGTCGACACCCGGGAGTACCG GCACATGGAATGTGGGAGGGAAGCCTCCTGACAGCAGCGTTAACCTTGAAGAGTTTCTGCAGATTGAAGGATTGCCCGATATATACGTCTTGGG GTTTCAGGAGATCGTGCCTCTGAACGCCGGCAACGTACTGGTCGTGGAGGACAACGAGCCGGCGGGCAAGTGGATGGAGCTCATCTTCCAGGCCCTGAACAGGCCGCCGGCCCCGGACTGGCAGTCCTCCGGCGACGAGCTCTCGCCGCCGGAGTCCACCTCCTCCTACTACCCCCAGTCCCAGGGCCGGCAAGGCGTCCGCGACCCCAGCAACGCCGCCATCCCTAAGTCCTCCAGCGGTGGCCTGCTCTCCGCgcagaagccgccgccgccgctcaagATGGTCAACAAGAGCTACCGCGTCGACAACGCGCTGGTGAAGACGTGCACCTGCATGTCCGACCCGTCCACCATGCAGCGCCGGGCGCGGGAGATGCGCGAGTTCCTCTACCGCGTCGAGGCCACCGCCGCCTCACCGAACCGCGGCGCCGACGACGACGCGCTGCCTTCCATCGAAGGCGGCGACCAGAGGGGCGGCATGAACTACTGCCTCATCGCGAGGAAGCAGATGGTCGGGATCTTCCTGTCGGTGTGGGTGCGGCGGGAGCTCGTGCAGTACATCGGCCACCTCCGGGTCGACTGCGTCGGCCGGGGCATCATGGGCCGCCTCGGGAACAAG GGATGCATCGCCATGAGCATGACGCTGCACCACACGAGCATCTGCTTCGTGTGCTGCCACCTGGCGTCCGGCGAGAAGGAAGGCGACGAGGTGCGGAGGAACTCCGACGTCGCCGAGATCCTCAAGAATGCCCAGTTCCCGCGCATCTGCAAGGTGCCCGGCCAGCGCGTTCCTGAGAAGATCATTGACCACGA CCGGATCATCTGGCTTGGGGATTTGAATTACCGAGTCTCGTTGAGCTACGAGGAAACAAAGACGCTGCTGGAGGAGAATGAATGGGACATCTTATTGGAGAAAGATCAG CTCGCGATGGAGAGACAAGCCGGGAGAGTGTTCAAAGGGTGGAAGGAGGGCAAGATCTACTTCGCCCCTACATACAAGTACAAGCGGAACTCCGACTCATACGTATGGGAGACTGCGAAATCGAAGAAGAAACGACGAACGCCGGCATG GTGTGACCGGATACTGTGGCACGGCCAGGGCATCGAGCAGCTGCAGTACATCAGGGGCGAGTTCAGGCTCTCCGATCACAGGCCTGTCTGCAGCGTGTTCGTGGTCGAAGCCGATGTAGATAGTGGGAGCAAGATCAGAAAGGGCTACTCAACTCTGGACGCTAGGATCCACTGCGATTCCTCCGCGATACCCAAGAGACACAGCTTCTATGATGACTTCTAA
- the LOC136467732 gene encoding uncharacterized protein, producing the protein MSSVSGTTNGHGKEAALYEEQLSKIGKVRTDLGQLSGKSALYCSDASIARYLIARNWDVKKATRMLKKTLKWRSEYKPDEIRWDDISDEAVTGKTYRTDYFDKIGRSILVMRPGCQNTKNPNGQVKYLVYCMENAILNLPHGQDQMVWLIDFAGFNLGNLSIQVTKMTADVLQGHYPERLGVAILYNAPKFFEPFWKMASPLLEKKTRNKVKFVYSDRPDTMKIMEDLFNMEELECAFGGKNPATFNINDYAVRMREDDKKMPSFWSHENSALASEPYQMSCQKALESISGAKTEDAGSGKRENMETAPEKSEESDIESEKEEQTRTESSTVEQKSLPGEANAPADKSGV; encoded by the exons ATGAGTTCAGTGAGTGGTACAACCAATGGCCATGGGAAAGAAGCAGCATTGTATGAGGAGCAGCTGTCCAAG ATTGGTAAAGTTAGAACTGACCTAGGGCAGCTATCTGGAAAATCAGCTCTATATTGCTCAGATGCTTCAATTGCAAGGTACCTGATAGCAAGGAACTGGGACGTAAAGAAGGCTACTAGAATGCTGAAGAAGACCTTAAAATGGCGTTCAGAATATAAGCCAGATGAAATCCGTTGG GATGACATATCTGATGAAGCGGTGACCGGGAAAACTTACCGAACTGATTACTTTGACAAGATTGGGCGGAGTATCCTAGTCATGAGACCTGGATGCCAG AATACCAAGAATCCCAATGGGCAAGTCAAGTACTTGGTGTACTGTATGGAGAATGCAATTCTAAATCTGCCACATGGTCAGGATCAGATGGTTTGGCTCATTGATTTTGCTGGTTTCAACTTAGGTAACTTGTCAATTCAGGTGACAAAGATGACGGCAGATGTCCTACAAGGCCATTATCCTGAAAGATTGGGTGTGGCGATTCTTTACAATGCTCCAAAGTTTTTTGAGCCTTTCTGGAAG ATGGCAAGCCCCCTTCTTGAGAAGAAGACCAGAAACAAGGTCAAATTTGTATACTCAGACAGACCTGACACCATGAAGATCATGGAAGACCTTTTCAACATGGAAgagttagaatgtgcatttggtgGCAAGAACCCAGCTACTTTCAATATAAATGATTATGCTGTGAGGATGAGAGAAGATGACAAGAAGATGCCATCATTTTGGAGCCATGAGAATTCAGCTCTTGCTTCTGAGCCATATCAGATGAGCTGCCAAAAAGCCCTAGAAAGCATTTCAGGTGCGAAGACTGAAGATGCTGGATCTGGAAAGAGGGAAAACATGGAGACTGCTCCTGAAAAGAGTGAAGAATCGGATATCGAATCTGAAAAGGAGGAACAAACACGGACTGAATCAAGCACAGTTGAGCAGAAAAGCTTGCCAGGAGAAGCTAATGCCCCAGCAGATAAAAGTGGCGTTTAA